ACGTCGGGTCGCCGCTGGTGACGGGCACCCGCGGCTGGCACGTGAGCCCGCGCCACTTCGCCGAGCGGCACGGGCTGGTGATCATCATCGCGCTCGGCGAGTCGCTCGTGGCCGTGGGCCTGGGCGTGGCCGGCGTCGAGCTGGGGCCACGCATCGTCACGGCGGTGCTGCTCGGGTTCGTCGCCGTCGCGTGCCTGTGGTGGCTCTACTTCGACGTCGTCGCCATCGCGGCGGAGCGCCGGTTCGTCACGGCCGCCGTCGAGGACCGCAACGACATCGCCCGGGACTCCTACAACTACTTCCACCTGCCGATGGTCGCCGGCGTGGTGCTGCTCGCCCTCGGCCTCAAGAAGGTCTACGCCGACCTCGACTCGCCGCTCAAGCTCACCGTGTCAGTCGCGCTGCTGGGCGGCGCGGCGCTGTACCTGCTGGGCCACCTGCTGTTCCGGCGCCGCAACATGCGCTCCTGGAACGTCCAGCGGGCGGTCGCGATGGTGGTACTGCTCGCGCTCGTGCCCGTGGGCGTCCTGGCCCCCGCCTGGGTGTCGCTGGTGTGCCTCACCGCGACGCTCGTGGCCCTCGTGGCCTACGAGTCGCTGCACTTCGCGGCCGGCCGGCGTGCCCTGCGCACCGGCCATGCCACAGCCGGCTGAGGCTCAGGCGGGACGCGGGTCGATGTCGCCGTGCAGCACGTCGTCCTCGTCGACGATGCGGTACGCGTACCCCTGCTCGGCGAGGAAGCGCTGGCGGTGGGCGGCGAAGTCGGCGTCGACCGTGTCGCGCGCGACCACGGCGTAGAACCGCGCGGTGCGCCCGTCGGCCTTGGGGCGCAGCACCCGCCCGAGGCGCTGCGCCTCCTCCTGCCGCGACCCGAACGAGCCGGACACCTGGATCGCGACGCCGGCGTCGGGCAGGTCGATGGAGAAGTTGGCGACCTTCGACACGACGAGCACGCGGACCTCGCCGGCGCGGAACGCCTCGAAGAGCCGCTCGCGCTCCTTCACCGGGGTCTCGCCGGTGATCACCGGCGCATCGAGCCGCTCGCCGAGCTCGTGCAGCTGGTCGAGGTACTGGCCGATCACCAGGATGTGCTCGTCGGGGTGCCGCTCGACGAGCCGCTCGACGACGCGGTACTTGCGGTCCGACGACGCGGCCAGGCGGTAGCGGTCCTCGGGCTCGGCGGTGGCGTACACCAGCCGCTCGCGGTCGTCGAGCGTGAGGCGCACCTCGACGCAGTCGGCCGGGGCGATGTAGCCCTGCGACTCGATGTCCTTCCACGGGGCGTCGTAGCGCTTGGGGCCGATGAGCGAGAACACGTCGCCCTCGCGGCCGTCCTCGCGCACCAGCGTGGCGGTCAGGCCGAGCCGGCGCCGCGACTGGATGTCCGCGGTGAAGCGGAAGATCGGCGCGGGCAGCAGGTGCACCTCGTCGTACAGGATCAGGCCCCAGTCGCGCGAGTCGAACAGCTCGAGGTGCGAGTAGACGCCCTTGCGACGCGTCGTCATCACCTGGTACGTCGCGATCGTCACGGGACGGATGTCCTTGACGGTGCCGGAGTACTCGCCGATCTCGGCGTCGGTGAGCGTGGTGCGGCGCAGCAGCTCGTGCCGCCACTGGCGCGCCGAGACCGTGTTCGTGACGAGGATGAGGGTGGTCGCGGAGGCCATGGCCATGGCGGCCGCGCCGACGATGGTCTTGCCGGCGCCGCACGGCAGCACCACCACGCCGGAGCCGCCGTGCCAGAAGCCCTCGGCGGCCTCCTTCTGGTAGCTGCGCAGCGACCAGCCGTCCTCGCGCAGCGCGATGGGGTGCGCCTCGCCGTCCACGTAGCCGGCGTGGTCCTCGGCGGGCCAGCCGAGCTTGAGCAGCACCTGCTTGAGGTGGCCCCGCTCGGACGGGTGCACCACCACGGTGTCCGGCTCGATCCGCGCCCCCACCAACGGCTCGACCTTCTTGCTGCGCAGCACCTCCTCGAGCACCGCGCGGTCGAACGCGTGCAGCACCAGGCCGTGCGCCGGGTGGTTCTGCAGCTCGAGGCGGCCGTAGCGGCCCATGGTGTCGGCGACGTCGACCAGCAGGGCGTGGGGGACGGCGTAGCGCGAGTAGCGCAGCAGCGTGTCGACCACGCCCTCGGCGTCGTGGCCGGCGGCCCGCGCGTTCCAGAGCCCCAGTGGGCTCAGGCGGTACGTGTGGATGTGCTCGGGCGCGCGCTCGAGCTCGGCGAACGGGGCGATCGCGTGACGGCACTCCTCGGCCAGCGGGTGGTCGACCTCGAGCAGCAGGGTCTTGTCGCTCTGCACGATCAGGGGTCCGTCGGTCATCGGACCAGTCTCCCATCCCCCCAGGATCCGCACGTCACTGGTGAAACGGTCGCCTCCCGGGCCGGGACGCGACCGTTTCACCAGTGACATCGATGCCGGGCGGGGTGCGGGCCTACGGTGTCCCCGTGGCGGGCGAGGAGCGGGACGGCCGGGCGGTCGCGGCGGAGGTCGTGGACGCCGCCGGCCGTGCATCGGACGCGGCCGCCGAGCGGGCCGGCGTGCAGGTGCGGGCGCTGCACGCCCACCGCGAGCTCACCGAGGCCCGCGCGATCTGGGACGCCGTGTGGCCCACCGTCCCGGGGGCCACGGAGATCACCGGCAACCTGCTGCGGGCGATGGAGCATGCCGGCGGCTACGTCGGAGGCGCCTACGCAGGCGGCACGATGGTGGGCGCGTGCCTGGCCTTCGTCGGGCGCGCCCGCGGCGAGCACGGCTGGCACACCCACCTGCACTCGCACGTGGCGGCCGCGCTGCCAGGCCGCGCCGACCGCGGGATCGGCACGGCGCTCAAGCTGCACCAGCGGGCCTGGGCCCTGGGCCAGGACATCGACCGGATCGTGTGGACGTTCGACCCCCTCGTGCGCCGCAACGCCCGGCTCAACCTCGTGAAGCTCGGCGGCGTCGGCGTCGAGTACCTCGTGAACTTCTACGGCCAGATGGACGACGCGCTCAACGCGGGCGAGGAGAGCGACCGGCTGCTGCTGCGGTGGGACCTCGCGTCCGACCGCGTCGTCGACGCCCTCGCCGGTGCCGCGGCGCCGATGAGCCGCGACGCCTGGCGCGCCCTCGGCGCGACCGACCGGCTGCTGGCCGGCGAGGACGGCCCGGAGCTGGTCGAGACCTCCTCGCCGCTGGTGCTGGTGGCCGTGCCGGACGACATCGTCGACGTCCGCAGGTTCGACCTGCCGCTGGCACGGGCCTGGCGCCACCAGGTGCGCGCCGCGCTGGAGCCGCTCGTTCGGGAAGGAGGCCGGGTCGTGGGGCTCACCACGGACGGCTGCTACGTGGTGGAGGTCGCATCGTGAGGATCGCCCAGGTCGACGTGCACACGCTGGCGCTGCCGCTGGTGCGCCCGTTCCGCACGTCGTTCGGCACCGAGTACACCAAGACGGTGCTCGTGCTCGAGGTGACGACGGACGACGGCACCGTCGGCTGGGGCGAGTGCGTCGCGGCGACCGACCCGCTGTACAGCCACGAGTTCAACGACGCCGCCCTGCTCGTGTGGCGCGACTTCCTGGTGCCGCGCGTGATGGGCCGCGACCTCACCGCGGAGGAGGTGCCGGCGCTGCTCGCCCCGGTCCGCGGGCACCCCATGGCCCGGGGCGCGCTCGAGCTCGGGGTGCTCGACGCCCAGCTCCGCGCGGAGGGCCGCTCGCTGGCGGCCTACCTCGGCTCCACCCGCGACGAGATCCCCTGCGGCGTCTCCACCGGGATCCCGGACGACGACTCGCTCGACACGCTGCTGGCCGAGGTCGCGGGCTACGTCGAGGCCGGCTACCGCCGGATCAAGCTGAAGATCCAGCCCGGGTGGGACGTCGTCCCCACGCGCCTGGTGCGCGAGACGTGGCCGGACATCCCCCTGCAGGTCGACGCCAACCAGGCCTACAGCCGCCACGACATCGACCACCTCGTGGCCCTCGACGAGTTCGACCTCCTGCTCATCGAGCAGCCGATCCACGAGGAGGACTACCTCGGGCACAAGCTGCTCGCCGAGCGCATGCGCACGCCGATGTGCCTCGACGAGTCCGTGCTCTCCGTCGACAACGCCGAGTCGCTCATCGACTACGGCGCCTGCGAGATCGTCAACATCAAGGCCGGCCGGGTGGGCGGCTACCTGTCGGCCAAGGCGATCCACGACATGGCCCTGGCCCGCGGCGTGCCGGTGTGGTGCGGCGGGATGGTCGAGACCGGCCTCGGCCGCGCGGCCAACGTGGCGCTGGCCTCGCTGCCCGGCTTCACCCTGCCGGGCGACACCAGCGCCAGCGACCGCTTCTTCACCCAGGACCTCACCGAGCCGTTCGTGATGAGCCCCGACGGCATGATGTCGGTCCCCACCGGCCCGGGCCTCGGCCGCACCCCGCTGCCCGAGGTGCTCGAGGAGCTGCGCCTGGACCGCGCCCGGTTGTCCTGAGGACGCCGCCCCGCGCGCGGCAGGCGAGCCTGCCCTGCGCCCGCGGTGGCTGCCCCCGCTCGACCGACGTCCCACCCGGTCACCGGCGTACCGTCCGAGGTGTACCGAGGGAGGTGCGCCATGCGTGCTCTGATCGTGTACGAGTCCATGTACGGCAACACCCGCGCGATCGCCGAGGCGATCGCCGAGGGCCTGCGCGAGCACGGCGACGCCGACGTCGTGGACGTCGGGTCGGTGAGCGCCGAGCAGGTGGCCCACACGGACCTGCTCGTCGTCGGCGGACCCACCCACGTGCACGGGATGTCGTCCACGACGTCGCGCCGGTCCGCGGCGGACCGCGCGCACGAGGAGGGCAGCGAGCTGGTGCTCGAGCCCGGTGTCCCGGGACTGGTCGGGCTGCGCAGCTGGTTCGACGCGATGCCCCAGGTGCGCGGGCACGGCACGCCCGCCGCGGCCTTCGACACCCGCGCGAACGCCGCGCTGCTGCTCACCGGGCGCGCCTCGCGCGGCATCGCCACGCGGCTCACCCGCCACGGCTACCAGCTCGTGACGCCGCCCGAGAGCTTCCTGGTCGACAAGAACAGCCATCTGCTGCCCGGTGAGCTCGAGCGGGCGACGGCGTGGGCCCGCACCGCGCTCGGCCCCTCGCTCGGCGCGCGCTGACCTCTGGGCGCGCGGCTCAGCCGGCCGGGTCGGCCACTGCGGCGACGCCGGTGACCCGGGCCACGGTGAAGGTGCGCACCTCGGCGGAGCGCAGGTCGTAGGCGGTGAGGAAGCCGCCCTCGAGACGCAGCGGCTCGACCACGCGCTCGGTGGTCGTGCCGGTGGAGTCGGCGTAGCCGATCCACACCGGCCGCCGCTCGTCGAGGGCCTCGCGCAGCGCGGCCAGGGTGTCGCCCGTGCTCGACCGCGGGAGCCGTCCGGATCCCTCGCCCTCCGGCAGCGCCGGCGGCCGGTGCGCCGCCGCCGTCTCGCCCGCGCGCAGCGCGCGCACGGCCGCGCCGAGCATCGCCTCGGTGGGGGCCGGCGGCTCGCCCGACACGCGCGGAGGGCGCGGGCGCGGGGGAGTGCGCCGCTCGTCCGGCCGGCGGACGACGACGGCGCCCTCGCTGTTCTCGGCGCTGGGCGAGAAGCCGGCCTCGCGCAGGCGGTCGAGCACGACGTCGACCGGCGAGGAGGCGGCGAGCACGGTGTCGGCCAGGCGCACGAGCCGCAGGCCGGCCAGCCGCCGGTCGGCCAGGATCGTGGTGACCGTCGTCGGGTCGTCGCAGCGCACGTACGCCGAGGCGACCCCCACCCGCACGGCGCCGTGGCGGCGGGCGACGTCGAGCACGAGGTACTCCAGCGTCTGCGGCACCGGCGTTCGCGACCGCTGCGCCAGCAGCGCCAGCACGTCGGCGGCGCTGCGCCCGGCGTCGAGGGCGCGCCGCACGGACGGCTCGCTGAACCGGTAGACCGTGGCGCCGCCGGTGGACTCGACGTCGGCGAGCAGGGCGAGCTCGCGCGCCAGCTCGCCCTCCAGCGGACCGGGTGCCACCGCGGTGAGGTCCGCCTGGAGCAGCACGTGGTCGAGCGGGGTGGGCAGCACCGCGTCGAGCGCGCGCACCACCTCGGTGGGGACGGGGGTGCGCCCCGGCAGCCGGGTGGCCGCCCGGGCCTCGGCCGCGGACTCCTCCGCCGACGTGGCCGCCAGCAGCGCGCGCCCGTGCGTGGACAGCGCCCCGAGCCCGGTGACGCCGATCCGCTCGGCCTCCTCGGGCGCGGCCTCGACCACCTCGGTCCACAGCGCCGACGTGCGGCGCGGCCGCCGCCAGCGCAGCCGTGCCATGAGCGAGGAGTGCGACGGCGCCTGCCCCGGGCCGAGCCCGGCGAGCTCGTCGAGCACGGTGCGCCGCGCGTCCGGGGACAGTGCGCGGTCGGTGTCGCGGGCCAGCGCGTTGACCCGGGAGCCGCCGTCGTCGCGACGCGACACCAGCACCGGGGTGCGGGTCATGAGCAGCCAGGTCTGGGCCAGCAGCGCCCAGCGCTCGGCCGTGGGCCGGGCCCGCCACGCGTCGAAGGCCGGGGTGGGCAGCCAGGCCTCGTCGACCTCCCCGTCGGGGGCGAGCAGCCCCGCCGCGTACGCCGTCTCCACGACCAGCGCCGCGCCCTCCTCGTCGACGTCGAGCGCTGTCGCGGTGCGGGCGAGGTCGCGCACCGACAGGCCGCCGCTGCGCAGCACGCCCGGCGGAGCCGTCGACCACGCGTCGAGGAGGTCCTCCACGAGGCGGGTGAACCCGAACGCCTGCTGGCCGGCCGTGCGGTCGACGAGGTCGGGGGTGCGGTCGGCGTGCTCGAGCAGCGGCGGATCGGGCTGCGGGTCGCGCACCAGGGCACCGCCGCGCAGGGCGAGCGCCACCTCGCGGGGGACCACGACGGTGTCGGACGCCGTGGGCTCGAGGAGGTGGTGCGCGAGCAGCCACTCCACCGGCGTCCTGGGGTCGTCCACGGCACGGTCGGCGCCCTCGACCCGGCCGACGGGCGGACCCCACACCAGGCGCTCGAGCGCCTCGCGCGCCCCCTCGGGCGCGTCGGCCAGCACGCGCTCCACCTCGGCGGGGTCCTCGGCGTAGACGGCGACGCCGCGCCGCGAGGTCGCCATGGCCGGCCCGAGCCCCGCCGGGTGCGGGCCGAGCGCCTCGCGCACGGGGCGCACCAGGTGCAGGTCGTCGTCGGACCCCCACACCAGCGCGAGCGCCCGCAGCCGCGCGACGACGGGGTCGAGCCGTTCGCCGCCGACGCCGGGCAGCCCGGCCAGCAGGTCGGCGCGGGTCGCGGGGTCGGGCAGGGCGCCCAGGGCGGTCACGACGTCGAGCGCGAAGGCGTCGAGGCGGTCGAGCGCGCGGGCGGTGGACGGTCCCGTGGTGGCCCGCGTGGACAGCGCGCCGAGGTCCGCGGGCACCGGGTGGAGCAGGTCCGGGCGCAGCCGCAGCAGCTCGGCGAGCTCGGCGTCGGAGCGGGCCCGCAGGTCCTCCGCCAGCGAGCGGGCGCGCGGCCCCGCGGGCGGGCCCCCGCCGGGGGTCGCCTGGTTCCTGCGCTGCGCGGCCATCCGCACGAATTTACGCGAGGACGCCGCGACCCGGCCAACGCGCGGACCCGGAGGGCCATAGGGTCCCCGTGTGGCGGTGATCGGCTTCGACCTGGACATGACCCTGGTCGACTCGGCCGACGCCATCGTCGAGTGCGTCTCGCACACCGCGACCACGTTCGGCTTCGTGGCCGACCCGGACCACGTGCGCGCCACTGTGGGGCTGCCGCTGGACCGGGTGTTCCCCGACGTCGTGCCCGGCGTCCCCTACGAGGACGCCCTCGCGGTCTACCGGGCGCGCTACCTCTCGCACGGGCTCGCGATGCAGACGCTGCTGCCCGGGGCCGACGAGGCGCTGCGCATGGTCGTGGGCGACGGCTACCGCGTCGTGGTCGTGAGCGCGAAGAAGGACACCCACGTGCAGGCGGTGCTCGACACCGTGGGGCTCGCGGCGTACGTCGACGACGTCGTCGGCGAGCGGTTCGCCGACACCAAGGCGGACGCCCTGCGCGAGCGGGCCGCGCTGGCCTACGTCGGCGACCACCCGGGCGACGTCGCCGGCGCGCTCGGCGCCGGTGCCGTGGCCGTGGCGGTGGCCACCGGGCCGAGCAGCCGCGAGGCGCTGCTCGCCGCGGGCGGCGACCCGGTGCTCGACGACCTGACCCAGTTCGGCGCGTGGTGGCGGCCGTGGGCCGCCGCGCGCGACGGGCGGAGCTCGACGACGTCCCCGGGAACGGCCGTTCCCGGGCTGGCAGCGCAGGAGGCGGGCCGATGAGGGTCCTCATGATCGGCGGCACGCGCTTCGTGGGCAGGCACATCGCCCGCGCGGCGCTCACGATGGGCCACGAGCTCACCCTGGTGCACCGGACCCCCACGGACCTGCTGCCGGAGGCCGAGCACCTGCTGCTCGACCGCGACGGCGACCTCGGCG
This genomic stretch from Frankiales bacterium harbors:
- a CDS encoding GNAT family N-acetyltransferase, whose protein sequence is MQVRALHAHRELTEARAIWDAVWPTVPGATEITGNLLRAMEHAGGYVGGAYAGGTMVGACLAFVGRARGEHGWHTHLHSHVAAALPGRADRGIGTALKLHQRAWALGQDIDRIVWTFDPLVRRNARLNLVKLGGVGVEYLVNFYGQMDDALNAGEESDRLLLRWDLASDRVVDALAGAAAPMSRDAWRALGATDRLLAGEDGPELVETSSPLVLVAVPDDIVDVRRFDLPLARAWRHQVRAALEPLVREGGRVVGLTTDGCYVVEVAS
- the menC gene encoding o-succinylbenzoate synthase; protein product: MRIAQVDVHTLALPLVRPFRTSFGTEYTKTVLVLEVTTDDGTVGWGECVAATDPLYSHEFNDAALLVWRDFLVPRVMGRDLTAEEVPALLAPVRGHPMARGALELGVLDAQLRAEGRSLAAYLGSTRDEIPCGVSTGIPDDDSLDTLLAEVAGYVEAGYRRIKLKIQPGWDVVPTRLVRETWPDIPLQVDANQAYSRHDIDHLVALDEFDLLLIEQPIHEEDYLGHKLLAERMRTPMCLDESVLSVDNAESLIDYGACEIVNIKAGRVGGYLSAKAIHDMALARGVPVWCGGMVETGLGRAANVALASLPGFTLPGDTSASDRFFTQDLTEPFVMSPDGMMSVPTGPGLGRTPLPEVLEELRLDRARLS
- a CDS encoding helicase encodes the protein MTDGPLIVQSDKTLLLEVDHPLAEECRHAIAPFAELERAPEHIHTYRLSPLGLWNARAAGHDAEGVVDTLLRYSRYAVPHALLVDVADTMGRYGRLELQNHPAHGLVLHAFDRAVLEEVLRSKKVEPLVGARIEPDTVVVHPSERGHLKQVLLKLGWPAEDHAGYVDGEAHPIALREDGWSLRSYQKEAAEGFWHGGSGVVVLPCGAGKTIVGAAAMAMASATTLILVTNTVSARQWRHELLRRTTLTDAEIGEYSGTVKDIRPVTIATYQVMTTRRKGVYSHLELFDSRDWGLILYDEVHLLPAPIFRFTADIQSRRRLGLTATLVREDGREGDVFSLIGPKRYDAPWKDIESQGYIAPADCVEVRLTLDDRERLVYATAEPEDRYRLAASSDRKYRVVERLVERHPDEHILVIGQYLDQLHELGERLDAPVITGETPVKERERLFEAFRAGEVRVLVVSKVANFSIDLPDAGVAIQVSGSFGSRQEEAQRLGRVLRPKADGRTARFYAVVARDTVDADFAAHRQRFLAEQGYAYRIVDEDDVLHGDIDPRPA
- a CDS encoding flavodoxin, with the translated sequence MRALIVYESMYGNTRAIAEAIAEGLREHGDADVVDVGSVSAEQVAHTDLLVVGGPTHVHGMSSTTSRRSAADRAHEEGSELVLEPGVPGLVGLRSWFDAMPQVRGHGTPAAAFDTRANAALLLTGRASRGIATRLTRHGYQLVTPPESFLVDKNSHLLPGELERATAWARTALGPSLGAR
- a CDS encoding DNA-binding protein, which encodes MAAQRRNQATPGGGPPAGPRARSLAEDLRARSDAELAELLRLRPDLLHPVPADLGALSTRATTGPSTARALDRLDAFALDVVTALGALPDPATRADLLAGLPGVGGERLDPVVARLRALALVWGSDDDLHLVRPVREALGPHPAGLGPAMATSRRGVAVYAEDPAEVERVLADAPEGAREALERLVWGPPVGRVEGADRAVDDPRTPVEWLLAHHLLEPTASDTVVVPREVALALRGGALVRDPQPDPPLLEHADRTPDLVDRTAGQQAFGFTRLVEDLLDAWSTAPPGVLRSGGLSVRDLARTATALDVDEEGAALVVETAYAAGLLAPDGEVDEAWLPTPAFDAWRARPTAERWALLAQTWLLMTRTPVLVSRRDDGGSRVNALARDTDRALSPDARRTVLDELAGLGPGQAPSHSSLMARLRWRRPRRTSALWTEVVEAAPEEAERIGVTGLGALSTHGRALLAATSAEESAAEARAATRLPGRTPVPTEVVRALDAVLPTPLDHVLLQADLTAVAPGPLEGELARELALLADVESTGGATVYRFSEPSVRRALDAGRSAADVLALLAQRSRTPVPQTLEYLVLDVARRHGAVRVGVASAYVRCDDPTTVTTILADRRLAGLRLVRLADTVLAASSPVDVVLDRLREAGFSPSAENSEGAVVVRRPDERRTPPRPRPPRVSGEPPAPTEAMLGAAVRALRAGETAAAHRPPALPEGEGSGRLPRSSTGDTLAALREALDERRPVWIGYADSTGTTTERVVEPLRLEGGFLTAYDLRSAEVRTFTVARVTGVAAVADPAG
- a CDS encoding HAD hydrolase-like protein, coding for MAVIGFDLDMTLVDSADAIVECVSHTATTFGFVADPDHVRATVGLPLDRVFPDVVPGVPYEDALAVYRARYLSHGLAMQTLLPGADEALRMVVGDGYRVVVVSAKKDTHVQAVLDTVGLAAYVDDVVGERFADTKADALRERAALAYVGDHPGDVAGALGAGAVAVAVATGPSSREALLAAGGDPVLDDLTQFGAWWRPWAAARDGRSSTTSPGTAVPGLAAQEAGR
- a CDS encoding low temperature requirement protein A, which translates into the protein MSDQPHGSGDGAAPPADRARDGFVEVARVTPLELFFDLVFVFALTQVTALMAADPTWLGLLRGMAVLTVLWWAWVAYVWIGTTTDAEDGVARFVLLVAMGAMFVTALAAPEAFGRYGVLFGVAYFVVRLLHVVMFRVVGRRQPDVGAAVARLAPGLLLGSALIVVAGFLPAGWPRGVLWATAVLIDVGSPLVTGTRGWHVSPRHFAERHGLVIIIALGESLVAVGLGVAGVELGPRIVTAVLLGFVAVACLWWLYFDVVAIAAERRFVTAAVEDRNDIARDSYNYFHLPMVAGVVLLALGLKKVYADLDSPLKLTVSVALLGGAALYLLGHLLFRRRNMRSWNVQRAVAMVVLLALVPVGVLAPAWVSLVCLTATLVALVAYESLHFAAGRRALRTGHATAG